From the genome of Anopheles moucheti chromosome 3, idAnoMoucSN_F20_07, whole genome shotgun sequence, one region includes:
- the LOC128301968 gene encoding zinc finger protein 585B-like, whose protein sequence is MEENSNCNAKEIVCRFCLSNSARLQCIFDHETIDIPAIVKMITSLEVSKNDPFSKVACNPCIDIMKYIIEFREKCLSSFQKSEHKLLVSKESSVSNDLQLHVEFVKCETSGKDTGCNSYEQEDTISNRTDTEHEDNGDSIKVDDHNNRNDCQCSIETVEYDFFKSSNHEKAGCTSCTKCGEHIPSGKQMLSYHMKSDHADDGGLPKIRQCFYCPKAYSSYQLLKYHLNFHPQKMWQCPQCDKRIHNKAIFIDHLRIHANERYYVCKECGKRFTALKYLSSHSRSHKRKIVSDKIADTSQEIWVQSEQLAIDTESRNLPQKQSQMDSLNSLHQNVDDAPYRTKTNISEIYECELCGKKLKTKSNYTNHRKMHTRKDSNGTQNVIPATCSEIVQRRVYLCNICGHNCGSSSNLGVHLRRHNGQSVCECSVCGKGFPRRSDLVMHMRKHTGEKPFICTTCGRGFSRLDKLRIHIRTHTGEKPYKCPCGRAYSQKNDLKTHQKRNSCGQNFDIAKLQTSYPRTICIKSPKHTQADVAIESHRQQANERALNSIPGAYSASATSSDMLETDSVVDMVFPVNWNNCISVHEFQSQE, encoded by the exons atggaggaaaacTCGAATTGTAATGCTAAAGAAATAGTTTGTCGGTTTTGTCTCTCAAATAGCGCTCGATTACAATGTATTTTCGATCATGAAACTATTGATATTCCAGCTATTGTGAAAATGATCACGAGTTTAGAG gTTTCTAAAAATGATCCTTTTTCTAAGGTTGCTTGTAATCCGTGCATTGATATCATGAAATACATAATAGAGTTCAGAGAGAAATGTCTCTCTTCGTTCCAGAAATCAGAACACAAGCTTCTCGTGTCCAAAGAATCATCTGTTTCGAATGATTTACAACTGCACGTGGAGTTTGTTAAATGTGAAACGTCAGGAAAAGACACTGGCTGCAATAGTTACGAACAAGAGGACACAATTTCAAATCGTACGGATACGGAACATGAGGATAATGGTGATTCCATCAAAGTAGACGACCATAATAATCGGAACGATTGCCAATGCTCAATTGAAACTGTagaatatgatttttttaaatcttctaaCCACGAAAAAGCTGGATGCACAAGCTGCACGAAATGCGGCGAACATATTCCCAGTGGTAAACAAATGCTATCCTATCACATGAAAAGCGATCATGCTGATGATGGCGGATTGCCCAAAATACGGCAGTGTTTCTACTGCCCCAAAGCATATTCCTCATACCAGCTGCTGAAGTACCATTTAAACTTTCATCCACAAAAAATGTGGCAATGTCCTCAGTGTGACAAGCGTATCCACAATAAGGCCATCTTCATTGATCACCTACGAATACATGCAAATGAACGTTATTACGTTTGCAAGGAATGCGGCAAACGATTTACTGCGTTGAAATATCTGTCCTCCCATAGTCGATCGCATAAGCGGAAAATAGTGAGCGACAAAATAGCG GACACTTCCCAGGAAATTTGGGTCCAATCTGAGCAACTTGCTATTGACACTGAATCAAGAAATTTGCCTCAGAAACAGTCGCAAATGGATTCTTTAAATTCCCTTCATCAGAATGTTGATGATGCACCATATCGGACAAAAACGAATATATCAGAG ATATACGAATGTGAACTGTGTGGTAAAAAGCTAAAAACTAAATCTAATTATACTAATCATCGTAAAATGCATACTCGGAAAGATAGTAACGGAACGCAAAATGTCATACCCGCAACATGTAGTGAAATTGTACAGCGAAGGGTGTATCTTTGCAACATATGTGGCCATAACTGTGGCTCTTCCAGTAATTTGGGAGTACATTTGCGACGCCATAACGGGCAAAGCGTTTGTGAGTGTTCGGTTTGTGGAAAAGGATTTCCCCGGCGATCGGATCTTGTTATGCATATGCGTAAGCATACGG GTGAAAAACCTTTCATCTGTACTACTTGTGGGCGTGGATTTTCGCGGCTAGATAAGCTACGCATACATATCCGTACACATACTGGGGAAAAACCGTACAAATGCCCTTGCGGTCGAGCATATTCACAG AAAAATGATCttaaaacacaccaaaaacgtAACAGTTGTGGGCAAAATTTTGATATCGCGAAATTACAGACTTCGTACCCACGAAcgatttgcataaaatcaCCAAAACACACGCAAGCTGATGTTGCGATTGAATCACATAGACAACAAGCAAATGAACGAGCTCTAAATTCTATACCGGGAGCATATTCAGCTAGTGCGACATCCTCTGATATGTTGGAGACGGATTCGGTGGTAGATATGGTGTTTCCAGTAAATTGGAATAATTGCATTTCAGTGCATGAGTTCCAGAGTCAAGAATAG
- the LOC128301967 gene encoding uncharacterized protein LOC128301967: MTAKKDKDYKNHKHGSELSATAISSKLDSHLASQTGTTASGLITAQDPLKRTNKPLMEKRRRARINQSLAILKALILESTVKNKSGDGQTKHSKLEKADILELTVRHFQRHRNLDSPGIDKYRAGYTDCAREVARYLATPEPPPLPSVPTLTDAGSKARLLRHLDNCIAEIDTEICPKVTTPNGIPVTSPGGGSGSGQEGKMLVDGTVTGTTIYDGIKKTKDLMADYGATVAISQDSNPLDFSKTNREIGRSPYSYRGSPTDLAILAPKSTSLLHQDENNNRGTSGGTVGIHSTKSTNHHHQQTAVSVTNLEDMIHGSEIATTSAASSHSVTLNKMMLGHHQHQQHAKLSIDMVNLKNCRLEPGAIKHEPGSSAALLANGYSTTSSAVSSPTPSSAGGNLESDKDVSNHSEHGVVVPQTTGYPSQSQVALLLPDHYIHLATALGLGSTPPMLDHSGAAAAAAAAAAAAASLSTTDFETLIEQNRRQAVVLAHEKMTAEMLGSLHALPENVDENYWELYKKSLGIPDSISKLSLTDVRALMAKGMPPKVECGPTVGTAASVTKMEIDDQVSHPVHHSGSLKTEPPTTISPGLIEPEVDGRASANGSRSPHVKKEISDGDIAMVAVRSEESHTPYLEERDRRSLSPRSVEDRRSPTSSNASGSSDRFNSNSGPVDGLHAPTWRPW; this comes from the exons ATGACTGCAAAGAAGGATAAGGACTACAAGAATCATAAACACGGCAGTG AGTTAAGCGCAACAGCAATATCATCCAAGCTAGACAGTCACCTAGCCAGCCAAACGGGTACTACCGCATCAGGTCTGATAACGGCGCAAGATCCTTTGAaacgcaccaacaagcccctCATGGAGAAGCGACGTCGGGCACGCATTAACCAGAGTTTGGCCATCCTGAAGGCCCTGATTCTCGAGTCAaccgttaaaaataaatcgggTGATGGACAAACTAAGCACTCGAAACTAGAGAAGGCGGACATCTTGGAGTTGACCGTGCGTCACTTCCAGCGCCATCGCAATCTGGACAGTCCGGGTATCGATAAGTATCGAGCGGGTTATACTGATTGCGCCCGCGAGGTCGCCCGATATCTGGCGACACCGGAACCTCCACCACTGCCAAGCGTACCGACGCTTACCGATGCTGGTTCTAAGGCGCGTTTGTTGCGCCATCTCGATAATTGCATCGCGGAGATCGATACAGAAATATGTCCAAAGGTGACTACACCTAATGGGATACCCGTTACTTCCCCTGGTGGAGGCAGTGGTAGTGGACAGGAAGGAAAGATGCTAGTAGATGGGACTGTCACTGGTACCACAATCTACGATGGGAtaaagaaaaccaaagacTTAATGGCAGACTATGGGGCAACGGTAGCCATTTCACAGGATTCAAATCCACTTGATTTCAGCAAAACTAATCGAGAAATTGGTCGTTCACCCTACTCATACCGTGGATCTCCAACCGATCTAGCTATATTGGCGCCAAAATCAACCTCATTG TTACACCAGGACGAGAACAACAATCGAGGCACAAGTGGTGGCACTGTTGGCATACACAGCACCAAATCCACtaaccaccatcatcaacagACGGCGGTCTCGGTGACAAATCTGGAGGATATGATCCACGGCAGTGAAATTGCAACCACCTCAGCGGCCAGCAGTCATTCCGTTACACTCAATAAAATGATGCTCGGTCAccatcagcaccagcaacacGCAAAGCTCTCGATCGACATGGTTAACCTTAAAAACTGTCGATTGGAACCGGGCGCTATTAAACACGAACCGGGCTCATCTGCAGCACTGTTGGCAAACGGATATTCCACCACATCTTCGGCAGTCTCTTCGCCGACTCCTTCATCGGCCGGAGGAAACCTCGAATCTGATAAGGATGTCTCTAAT CACTCTGAACACGGTGTCGTTGTACCACAGACGACAGGTTATCCCTCGCAAAGTCAGGTGGCACTGCTACTTCCGGATCACTATATCCACCTAGCAACAGCTCTCGGACTTGGCAGCACACCACCAATGCTGGATCACTCGggagcagcagctgcagcagctgccGCAGCCGCCGCTGCTGCCTCCCTATCCACTACCGATTTCGAAACACTGATCGAACAGAACCGTCGGCAGGCGGTTGTGCTTGCACACGAAAAAATGACCGCCGAGATGCTCGGCAGTTTGCACGCACTTCCAGAAAATGTTGATGAAAATTATTGGGAGCTGTACAAGAAATCGCTTGGCATACCGGACTCGATCAGCAAACTAAGTCTCACCGATGTCCGAGCACTAATGGCAAAAGGAATGCCTCCGAAGGTTGAATGTGGACCAACGGTTGGCACAGCAGCTTCCGTTACAAAAATGGAAATCGATGATCAAGTGTCCCATCCTGTGCATCATTCTGGTTCGCTAAAAACCGAACCACCGACTACAATATCGCCGGGGCTGATAGAGCCGGAAGTTGATGGACGTGCTAGTGCTAATGGCAGTCGAAGTCCGCATGTAAAGAAAGAAATATCAGATGGTGATATCGCTATGGTTGCGGTCAGGTCAGAAGAATCCCATACCCCTTATTTAGAGGAACGCGATCGTCGTAGTTTGAGTCCTCGGTCGGTAGAAGATCGAAGATCACCTACCAGCAGCAATGCCAGTGGTAGTAGTGATCGGTTCAACAGTAACAGTGGTCCAGTGGACGGTTTGCACGCTCCAACTTGGCGCCCTTggtaa